Part of the Luteitalea sp. genome is shown below.
GCCCGAAGCGGTCGGCGCATATGGCTATGCGCCGGATCTGGGGACAGTTGCAGGCGGGTGGGAGATGGATCGTTGACGCGGACATCGCCGATTTCTTCGGAACAATCTCGCATGACCGACTCGTCGCTCTCGTGGCGGAACGAGTCGCCGACGGCAAAGTGTTGAATCTGATGCGTCGGATACTCACGGCCGGAGCGCTGCGAGACGGCGTCTACGAAAGCACGATTGCCGGTACGCCACAAGGCGGAGTCATCAGTCCATTGCTCAGTAACATTTACCTGCACGTTTTCGACGAGCAGATGGAGCGGGCTGGATTCCAGGTCACCAGGTATGCCGACGATTGGCTGGCTGTGTGCCGGACTCGCGAGGAAGCGGCACGGGCGCTGGCGAGCGCTCGTGCGGTGCTGG
Proteins encoded:
- a CDS encoding group II intron reverse transcriptase/maturase; amino-acid sequence: MAMRRIWGQLQAGGRWIVDADIADFFGTISHDRLVALVAERVADGKVLNLMRRILTAGALRDGVYESTIAGTPQGGVISPLLSNIYLHVFDEQMERAGFQVTRYADDWLAVCRTREEAARALASARAVLEQELGLRIHPEKTRIVHVSQGFEFLGYKIGLGKGL